The following coding sequences lie in one Arachis hypogaea cultivar Tifrunner chromosome 4, arahy.Tifrunner.gnm2.J5K5, whole genome shotgun sequence genomic window:
- the LOC140183974 gene encoding uncharacterized protein → MTVVTRKRRRGTTTRLQDPSPSPLAVALPEDLMIEILSRAPVSDPLQLRCVCKWWKSLVSDPQFVKNHLSRSIAEINDLASKALEDMIAFELQLNHAPPPPEPDPEEEDGAAAEEEAEEDAAEEEVRAMRKELDNMLTLVRSLKQSLETIKVDVQEIMSRMRCLQSFLQIYLKTATQSQ, encoded by the coding sequence ATGACCGTCGTCACGCGGAAGCGACGCCGCGGCACGACGACGAGGCTTCAAGATCCCTCTCCTTCTCCCCTGGCGGTGGCGCTGCCGGAGGATCTGATGATCGAGATCCTGTCTAGGGCTCCGGTGAGCGATCCGCTTCAGCTGAGGTGCGTGTGCAAGTGGTGGAAGTCGCTCGTCTCCGATCCGCAGTTTGTGAAGAACCACCTGTCACGGTCGATCGCGGAGATCAACGATCTCGCGTCGAAGGCGTTGGAGGACATGATCGCGTTCGAGCTCCAGCTGAATCATGCGCCTCCCCCTCCGGAGCCGGATCCGGAAGAGGAGGATGGTGCGGCGGCGGAGGAGGAGGCGGAGGAAGACGCGGCGGAGGAAGAAGTTCGTGCGATGAGGAAGGAGCTTGATAACATGTTAACGTTGGTTAGGTCCTTGAAACAAAGCTTGGAAACCATAAAAGTCGATGTGCAAGAAATCATGAGTCGAATGAGATGCCTCCAAAGCTTTCTCCAGATTTATCTCAAAACAGCAACGCAATCTCAATGA